One genomic segment of Clavelina lepadiformis chromosome 3, kaClaLepa1.1, whole genome shotgun sequence includes these proteins:
- the LOC143449885 gene encoding toll-like receptor 2 type-2: MSELDENSSLLELDIAQNDLNIKTTYKGKDFNNIIELNGNLTICPNLKHFTIAHNQIKFIQPGFFLHLKLKTLDLSHNFINQLDSSIFTKDVLKSLQYLDIRWNELDCFCHEWQEFYRWFNSDASDNTKLPGFYPECTSIIDQYYGACVACHSPLNLRRRPVSRYGFNTSCDLQTHLKCTIAFTIFFVLFMLCGSVGYSKWFKRLIFRKVNEYFRVQALKPSDVSSRYSTNEGKKAFVFFDHSNDELGDWVDDKLIPGMINGNPSIELLLAGRDIDAGMSPNENLLRLITKSRKTIVIFSGNFCDTPTCKFVLPALQELQHSAGRDQLILVEWHGEEAARVPELIQRTFNRKFYNFLRFDQTNDDEVMFFETLRTAFASSSTLDD, from the exons ATGAGTGAATTGGACGAAAACTCATCACTGTTGGAACTTGATATAGCGCAAAATGATTTGAATATTAAAACTACATATAAAGGAAAAG attttaataatatCATTGAACTAAATGGAAACTTGACCATTTGCCCCaacttgaaacattttactaTCGCCCATAACCAAATCAAGTTTATTCAACCAGGATtctttttgcatttgaaacttaAAACCCTTGATCTCAGTCACAACTTCATAAATCAACTAGACTCAAGTATTTTTACCAAAGATGTGTTGAAGTCACTTCAGTATTTGGACATAAGATGGAACGAACTCGATTGTTTCTGTCATGAGTGGCAGGAATTTTATCGTTGGTTTAATTCTGATGCAAGTGACAACACCAAACTTCCTGGATTTTATCCAGAATGCACTTCGATCATTGACCAATATTATGGCGCGTGTGTGGCGTGCCATTCCCCGCTGAATTTGCGTCGTCGCCCGGTGTCTCGATATGGATTTAACACATCGTGTGATTTGCAGACACATCTCAAGTGCACAATCGCATTCACAATATTCTTTGTATTATTCATGTTATGCGGCAGTGTTGGTTATAGCAAATGGTTCAAGAGATTGATATTTCGAAAAGTCAATGAATATTTCAGAGTTCAAGCATTGAAACCAAGCGATGTTTCTTCAAGATATTCTACAAACGAAGGCAAGAAAGCTTTTGTATTCTTTGACCACAGCAATGATGAACTGGGTGATTGGGTGGATGATAAACTGATACCTGGGATGATTAACGGGAACCCTTCCATTGAACTTCTCTTAGCTGGTCGCGATATCGATGCTGGTATGTCTCCAAATGAAAATCTTCTCCGTCTTATCACGAAGAGTCGGAAAACAATCGTCATATTTTCTGGCAACTTTTGCGACACTCCGACTTGCAA ATTCGTGTTGCCGGCGCTTCAGGAACTTCAACATTCTGCTGGAAGAGATCAACTGATATTAGTGGAGTGGCATGGTGAAGAAGCAGCTCGCGTTCCAGAATTAATCCAACGAACTTTCAACCGAAAATTCTACAACTTCCTGAGATTCGATCAAACAAATGATGACGAGGTGATGTTCTTCGAAACACTGCGAACTGCTTTCGCGAGCAGCAGCACACTGGACGATTAA